The Bombus affinis isolate iyBomAffi1 chromosome 15, iyBomAffi1.2, whole genome shotgun sequence DNA segment CGCGGCTACTAAAATGAACGCAGCTAGTTCCAGAAGTCACGCTGTGTTGACGTTATCCTTGGAAACGCTGGCCATTAACGAAGAGAACAGTAAGACCGAGAATACGGTAAAGAGGGGAAGGCTTCACCTGGTGGATCTTGCTGGATCCGAGAGGCAAGCGAGGACTGGTGCCACCGGAGATAGACTGAAAGAGGCAGCTAGCATTAATTTAAGCCTTTCCGCGCTGGGAAACGTGATCAGTGCGTTGGCTGCTGGTCATGGCAGACACGTGCCATATAGGTATGTCGATAGACTGTTAGACAAAGTTTTAGAATCGTTAGGATAACGTACTTATGCGAAGAATACAGGAGAAAAGCGCGATACGTCGCGTTTCTCCACGATTCGGCCACTTGACGGCCAAAAAGGAATACTTCGATATCAAATGATCGTAAAAACGGTGAACTCGTTAAGTCCAGAGATTAAAgtcttcgtaaaaatatgacaGGTAACGCAACGCGGCATAGTAGAATCAGAGTATTTCGAAAACTAAATCGGACGTAAGTTTCGTTAAAATCGTCGATTTATACCCGGTGATTGGTTCCTTTGTTAGTTATATTGAGAATAACGTCGCGACattagataaaaattttatcGTTGAATAAATTCTTGGAGTTATCGTCGTGAACGTTTCGAAAATTCTCATGCTATTTCTTACGACATTTCGCGGATATATCGACTGTTCTTTAAAGGCCTGTACTAAATTGTTTCGATATTCGATCATTGTTTGAATCGACGCTAGAAGAAACTTCTATACTTGAAACGATAGAAAACATCGCGTAACGAACGCGGTCGATCGCAAAATCACTAAACGTTTCCTTTGAAAATTCCCTATCCAGAGACAGCAAACTAACCAGGCTACTAAGAGACAGCCTCGGTGGAAATGCGAGAACTCTAATGATAGCTTGTATAAGTGGCAGCGACGTGGACGCCGAAGAAACTCTGAGTACCTTGCGATACGCAGCCAGAGCTCGATGTATCAAGAACAAACCTGTCGTCAACGAGGATCCAAAAGACGCTTTACTGAGGCAATATCAATTAGAACTGCAACGTCTAAGGAAGTTGATCGAGTCGAACGATCGGTCGCTCGTAAAAGAGATACCCGCGAAGGCAGAAATCGAAGACGAAGAGAGTACCGAGCAACGAGAATACACCGAGCATGTGAAAAGATTAAAGGAGGAGTGCGAACACTCCAATCTATCTGCTCAGAAGCTTCGAGAGGAATTACAGGCTATGAAGACTCGCTACGAAGCTGGTACTATCAGCGATACGAGGACCAAGCCTGTTTCTCAGCGGCCGATGGACGAACAGGATGTGGAACGGGAGGAAAGGCGAAGAAAGAAGCGAGAAGCGGCCATGCAAGAGGTATTGAAGAGATTGGAAAGGTTAACTATCGGAGGAGAGGAGCAAGGAAATACCGAATTGAGGAGACgacgagaaaaaagaaggaagaggctGGAGGCTCTCGCTTCGGCTCTGGAGACTAGCGCTCAGGAAGGAAACGGAAGCGTCTTCCAGGTGTATGGTCAACTCCGGTTAGTAGTTTTAACCCGCGAAAGCTGCGTGAAATATGTATGCGCGAAACATACGCGTATACCTCTTTGTTACACTATTGAATTCTATCCTTTTAGCAATTCGTACGATGAAATTTAGATTCTAGATTTTCTGATTCTACGCAGTGCGAAGAAACTCGAGTATTTGTACGCGGTATTAACGATATAATTGAAAATAGaatatacgatataatttaaCGATTTACATTGgtattgttacattatatatTTGTCTATTCGGCTAAAATTATATTTGCACGTAGATCGACGGAAGATGCGCTAAAACGAATGGCGAAACGAGCGAAGCAACTCGAAGCGGAAGCAGCCGATCTCCAAGCTTGCTGGGACGCGGAGCGACGCGATCTCTTGCGCAGAGAACTGCTTACCTCGCAAATATGCGACGCGATGGTTCCTCATCTTCGACCCGGATGTCCGTTTCGCGATGTCGCTGCCGTCAGATCCACGGCCACTTGGAGCGACGAGCTGGGTCGTTGGAGATTACCGGACGCGACGCCATATATTTCCCTTCCTCCAGCGCCTTCGTTAGCGCCTAAAGACAATATACAGTACAACGTAGTGCCTTCCAAACCTGAtcttaataataatagcaataacGAGGATAACGTGGACGAGATCGACGTGGAAGCTGAGAACGAGGAGAGCAGCGAACAGGAACGGGCGAAGAAACTCGATATCGTTGACACGTACTTTCGACGAAATAGGATCGACAAGCTCTTGGCTCACGCGAGAGAAGCGAAAACATTTGGTAAGCAGCGGTGTAAAAGCGATGAAAATTTGGAAGATATCGGTCGTTATATATCGTTGATCGAGGCTTTGCCTTCTTTGTAAAACCGTTGAATCCGTCGATGCGCGACGATCCCGTGACGAGACGTTTCTATCTTCTCTTTCTATCTCCGTCGAGCAGAATCGGAAGATACgatttccttatttttttctcgTTATATGCACGCTACGACGACGCGAACGATAGAGTCTCGTGAAAATCCATAAAGGCACGCATCGACGGATTGACCTGAGAAGCTCGTTGCTTGAAACCTAGAAATCTATCTCCTCTTGCAAACGTGTACGTGTCTAGTAAAACCGGAAAACAGAAATCCTATATATAACAAACGATGAGATAAACGATGATAACCGCGTTGTAGAACCGGGCAGCCGACTCAGCAGATCAGTTGGTTCCGAGGATAGCGTTCCTTTTGGAGGCAATCGTCTTCAACTGAACGCCTTAAATCTGCAAAGTAGCGCGCCAGTGATCGGCGACTTGGATGGTTACAGGCCAACGCAACGTCTACCGACCGGACGAACGAGCCGACCAGGTTGGACGTTGGAAGAAAATTCGATAAATAACAAAAGTTGTCTCGTTAATCAAGCGATAAAGCGGAATCCTCCTCGAATCTTGGAGGCGTTGCCCTCGCAACGCAATCCCCAAGGTACGAACGATGTCTTCAAGTTTGGAAATAAAGCCACGTCGGAGAGAATATCCGATAAACTATCGTCGACATTCGTTGGCAACCAAGCGGATGACAACCATTCGACGCTGGTTGAACACGCTCGTTCCCCCGCGTATTGAGATCGAAGGCACAAAGCCACTGACAGTCGGCGATTGCGGACTAGGACGACATCGGTGGGAGACGCGGATGAGGTACTCCTACTATAGTAGTTACACGAGTAGGTGTGCTTTAGAATCGGTCGATCAGTTCTTATCAGCTTCTctacgtatatacgtatttcATActtattttatacgttatacgtatccTATGCGTTTTTCTAGTTTCGATACGTAGATACGTCGAAAACGGATAGATATCTACGGTTTATTTCGTATCTTCGTTTCGTTTATATTCATTTTAACGATTATTAAAGTATCGCCTTTGTTCGTAGTTTCGTATTATAAATCATAGTTTGACATGTACGCGTTTTAAATTTATACACCGTAACGCTGATAATTCTATTCCGTTATCCAATTATTCGACGCAAAAGTAAAAGTTTCCTTTACGCGATATTACGAGTCATTCTCGTTCTCTTTCACGATAAAAGAGACCTATCTTGTATAGGTCTTAATTTGAACATTTTGCGAACTGGCTTGCGTGAACGACATTCGCATAAAGGGCGTCCCGCTATAACTTCTGTATCGCTTGGAATGTGTTGTGGCGCGCCTTGTATACATACGTCGTAAGAAATTACGTTAGCACATGCGAAGAAATTCTGAAATTTGAGAAGACGTTCGTAATAGACGAAACAAAGGAGACGATTTACACGTGGTAGATAATTATTCGAATTCCAACGATACCCGGACGTAGACTTGGGTTTTTGTTTTGTGACAAATTACCATCGTATCCTACGTATCATTTCGCTTTTGGTAATACGAACCAGTCGTTATATAGCGTATATAGGATATATAGCGGTAACATTCGTTTCGCAAACTAACGAGGATGACGACAGAAAAGTTACCACTGGGCCAAGGTTACACGGTCGATGTGTGTTTATTTCGATATAAAATACGTTAAAATTTCTAAATACACGCGTGCGAACGTTCTGCTAGGTGGAAATGTTGTTAATCGAGCATCGACGGATCACGGAGTTACCTAATAATTCAGAACGCTAACTAACGAAATCATAAAAACAAATATGCTCGAAAATTTGTCTTCGTTTTTACCATAGCCATCCGAACAACCAACGGAACTACTTCTTCCATCTCTCTGAATATTTTAAAGATATCGATTGTCACAACTTGAccgatatttatgcaaatttatacttTCGCGAATATAAATCAGAAAGGTGGAACTCCGGTAGGAAAAA contains these protein-coding regions:
- the LOC126925175 gene encoding osmotic avoidance abnormal protein 3-like, whose product is MSESVKVAVRCRPMNARELQQGCRNVVTIDSASKCCTLECPAAAGPGNGKVYQFDAAFGPEATTEFVYENVGSVIVEAVLDGYNGTVFAYGQTGCGKSHTMRGFIERTLDHIFEATSTASAQMRYLALLSYLEIYNERLRDLLQDGASDLLTLKEDPNRGTYVAGGLREVTVKDAAECARLVEQGDRRRAAAATKMNAASSRSHAVLTLSLETLAINEENSKTENTVKRGRLHLVDLAGSERQARTGATGDRLKEAASINLSLSALGNVISALAAGHGRHVPYRDSKLTRLLRDSLGGNARTLMIACISGSDVDAEETLSTLRYAARARCIKNKPVVNEDPKDALLRQYQLELQRLRKLIESNDRSLVKEIPAKAEIEDEESTEQREYTEHVKRLKEECEHSNLSAQKLREELQAMKTRYEAGTISDTRTKPVSQRPMDEQDVEREERRRKKREAAMQEVLKRLERLTIGGEEQGNTELRRRREKRRKRLEALASALETSAQEGNGSVFQVYGQLRSTEDALKRMAKRAKQLEAEAADLQACWDAERRDLLRRELLTSQICDAMVPHLRPGCPFRDVAAVRSTATWSDELGRWRLPDATPYISLPPAPSLAPKDNIQYNVVPSKPDLNNNSNNEDNVDEIDVEAENEESSEQERAKKLDIVDTYFRRNRIDKLLAHAREAKTFEPGSRLSRSVGSEDSVPFGGNRLQLNALNLQSSAPVIGDLDGYRPTQRLPTGRTSRPGWTLEENSINNKSCLVNQAIKRNPPRILEALPSQRNPQGTNDVFKFGNKATSERISDKLSSTFVGNQADDNHSTLVEHARSPAY